A portion of the Mustela erminea isolate mMusErm1 chromosome 19, mMusErm1.Pri, whole genome shotgun sequence genome contains these proteins:
- the PPP1R14A gene encoding protein phosphatase 1 regulatory subunit 14A, with translation MAAQRLGKRVLSKLQSPSRARGPGGSPGGLQKRHARVTVKYDRRELQRRLDVEKWIDGRLEELYRGREADMPDEVNIDELLELESEEDRSRKIQGLLKSCRNPTEDFIQELLGKLRGLHKQPGLRPPSPSGDRSLSPLQDRARTAPP, from the exons ATGGCAGCTCAGCGGCTGGGCAAGCGGGTGCTGAGCAAGCTGCAGTCTCCATCGCGGGCTCGCGGACCGGGAGGCAGCCCCGGGGGCCTGCAGAAACGACACGCGCGTGTCACCGTCAAGTACGACCGGCGGGAGCTGCAGCGGCGGCTGGACGTGGAGAAGTGGATTGACGGGCGCTTGGAGGAGCTGTACCGCGGCAGG GAGGCAGACATGCCTGATGAGGTCAACATCGACGAATTGTTGGAATTAGAGAGCGAAGAGGACAGAAGCCGGAAAATCCAG GGACTCCTGAAGTCGTGCAGGAACCCCACAGAG GACTTCATCCAGGAGCTGCTGGGGAAGCTCCGAGGGCTCCACAAACAGCCTGGCCTCCGCCCGCCCAGCCCTTCCGGGGACCGCAGTCTGAGCCCTCTCCAGGATCGGGCCCGGACTGCGCCACCCTGA